A portion of the Mycoplasmopsis mustelae genome contains these proteins:
- the frr gene encoding ribosome recycling factor codes for MDIETYLLELDEKCKKAISHYKFEMSKISTGHANPQLIKEVRVNYYDVPTPLEELANISIPEPQQLLVKPYDITSVKEIAKALEKANLGVLSVDEGNQVRLTFPLLTTEKRKEMIKNLAKLTEVAKVGIRNARQDVNKLIKSNDELSEDEEKRYLDVVQKEVDTQIAKITQLYKEKEYELINK; via the coding sequence ATGGATATTGAAACATATTTACTTGAATTAGATGAAAAGTGCAAAAAAGCAATTAGTCATTATAAATTTGAAATGTCAAAAATTTCAACTGGACACGCAAACCCACAACTGATCAAAGAGGTTAGGGTAAATTATTATGATGTTCCTACGCCTTTAGAAGAACTTGCAAATATAAGTATTCCGGAACCACAACAACTCTTAGTTAAACCATATGATATTACTTCAGTAAAAGAAATAGCAAAAGCTTTAGAAAAAGCAAATTTAGGAGTTTTATCGGTAGATGAAGGTAATCAAGTGCGTTTAACTTTTCCTTTATTGACTACTGAAAAACGTAAGGAAATGATTAAAAATTTAGCAAAATTAACAGAAGTAGCAAAAGTTGGGATAAGAAATGCTCGTCAAGACGTCAATAAATTAATCAAATCTAATGATGAATTATCAGAGGATGAAGAAAAAAGATACTTAGACGTAGTTCAAAAAGAGGTTGATACACAAATTGCTAAAATCACGCAACTATATAAAGAAAAAGAATATGAATTGATAAATAAATAA
- the pyrH gene encoding UMP kinase yields MIKYKKILIKLSGEGFSNKEKHLAIDNELVKKIALQLKEIVEQGVQVSIVIGGGNFWRGASAAKNGIPRNRADYIGMLATIMNGLALRSGFELVGLKARVQSSLNIDSKVAENYVNEKTMKYLQDGEVVIFVGGTGRPYFTTDTAATLYASEIGAEVILMGKNGTDGVYDSDPHINKNAKKYDKITYNEILEKKLQVMDLTATSMARDNNVNLIVFNLLEEDSILKALEGTISHTEVTK; encoded by the coding sequence ATGATCAAATATAAAAAAATATTAATTAAATTATCTGGTGAAGGTTTTTCAAATAAAGAAAAACACTTAGCTATTGACAATGAATTGGTTAAAAAAATTGCTCTACAATTAAAAGAAATTGTTGAGCAAGGAGTTCAGGTTTCTATTGTAATAGGTGGTGGAAATTTTTGAAGAGGTGCTTCGGCCGCTAAAAACGGAATACCAAGAAATCGTGCAGATTATATTGGGATGTTGGCAACTATTATGAATGGTTTAGCGCTTAGAAGCGGTTTTGAATTAGTAGGATTAAAAGCAAGGGTGCAAAGTTCATTAAATATTGATAGCAAAGTTGCAGAAAACTATGTAAATGAAAAAACGATGAAATATTTACAAGATGGTGAAGTTGTGATTTTTGTAGGTGGTACCGGAAGACCTTATTTTACTACTGATACGGCGGCAACATTATATGCATCTGAAATAGGCGCTGAAGTTATTTTAATGGGTAAAAATGGAACTGATGGAGTTTATGATTCAGATCCACATATCAATAAAAATGCGAAAAAATACGATAAGATTACCTATAATGAAATCCTGGAAAAAAAACTACAAGTTATGGACTTAACTGCCACAAGTATGGCTAGAGATAATAATGTTAATTTAATAGTATTTAATTTATTGGAAGAAGACTCTATTTTAAAAGCCCTAGAAGGGACAATTTCTCACACCGAGGTAACAAAATAA
- a CDS encoding Cof-type HAD-IIB family hydrolase, producing the protein MEKQKFLFAIDLDGTTLRSSATGEVHEQTIKAIKRAKDEGHIVCILTGRPWRSTKSIYEILGLDTVVSNYNGAHIHHPNDDGFIPYIKYLNLNEALYILGDEKVQNEVSNIAIEGPDWVQLQHRDEDLEKVFSFTNTPKFKVGLDFHKIPLMPTGIIFDVKKTTDVEKLRCYLKSKYGDLAEFSYWSKGEGLSPVFDMTNITANKGKALSMLIRYYKIDVDNTIAIGDGFNDVPMFKIANVSVAMGNATKDIKCYATIKINKTNKDGGVGWYINKFLDNPEEEIRKSNEKRKKRKQAEEE; encoded by the coding sequence ATGGAAAAACAAAAATTCTTATTTGCTATTGATTTAGATGGAACTACACTTCGTTCATCTGCAACCGGCGAAGTGCACGAACAAACTATTAAAGCAATAAAAAGAGCAAAAGACGAAGGACATATTGTCTGTATTTTAACAGGGCGCCCGTGAAGAAGCACAAAAAGCATCTATGAAATTTTAGGATTAGATACAGTAGTTTCAAATTATAACGGTGCCCACATCCACCATCCAAATGACGACGGTTTTATACCGTATATTAAATATTTAAATCTTAATGAAGCCTTATATATTTTAGGCGACGAAAAAGTTCAAAACGAAGTTTCAAATATCGCTATCGAAGGCCCTGACTGAGTTCAACTACAACATAGAGACGAAGATTTAGAAAAGGTTTTTAGTTTTACTAATACACCAAAATTTAAAGTAGGGTTAGATTTTCATAAAATTCCCTTAATGCCTACAGGCATTATTTTTGATGTTAAAAAAACAACAGATGTGGAAAAACTAAGATGCTATCTAAAATCTAAATATGGGGACTTAGCTGAATTTTCTTATTGATCAAAAGGTGAAGGATTAAGTCCGGTATTTGACATGACAAACATCACAGCAAACAAAGGTAAAGCCTTGAGCATGCTAATAAGATATTATAAAATAGATGTGGATAATACTATTGCTATCGGTGATGGTTTTAATGACGTTCCGATGTTTAAAATTGCAAACGTCTCAGTTGCTATGGGTAATGCAACTAAAGACATAAAATGCTATGCTACCATAAAAATTAACAAAACAAATAAAGATGGTGGAGTAGGTTGATACATTAATAAATTTTTGGATAACCCAGAAGAAGAAATTAGAAAATCAAACGAAAAAAGAAAAAAACGCAAACAAGCAGAGGAAGAGTAA
- a CDS encoding ribonuclease HIII, with product MFFVENLDINLSKKNVFGIDETGVGDYFTPIIACCAWLPDSFIKWAKSIGVKDSKLLSENQIIKIAEELIQKIPFTKYTLSQYGYNKLIDKKFNANEIKYFIHFHSLESFLKKYFYNKSLKNSIVLVDQYSTFNSIIKYQKRFDQWSIFKELDNLNLKIFFKQKAENLHLSVACASIIARYYLIKYMQKQRIDWNFNFILGASQKTKNLVNKFKIEYGEKNLLQVCKRNFKIN from the coding sequence ATGTTTTTTGTTGAAAATTTAGATATTAATTTATCTAAAAAAAATGTATTTGGTATTGATGAAACCGGTGTGGGTGATTATTTTACACCAATTATCGCCTGTTGCGCATGACTTCCTGATTCTTTTATTAAATGGGCTAAATCTATTGGTGTTAAAGATTCAAAATTGCTTAGTGAAAATCAAATTATTAAAATTGCTGAAGAACTAATTCAAAAAATTCCTTTCACAAAATATACCCTTTCACAATATGGCTATAACAAATTAATTGATAAAAAATTTAATGCAAATGAAATCAAATACTTCATACATTTTCATTCACTTGAAAGTTTTCTTAAAAAATATTTTTATAATAAGAGTTTAAAAAATTCTATAGTTCTAGTAGATCAATACTCAACTTTTAATTCAATAATAAAATATCAAAAAAGATTTGATCAGTGATCTATTTTTAAAGAATTAGATAATTTAAATTTAAAGATTTTTTTTAAACAAAAAGCAGAAAATTTACATCTTTCTGTTGCCTGTGCTTCAATCATAGCTCGTTATTATTTAATTAAATATATGCAAAAACAAAGAATAGACTGAAATTTTAATTTTATTCTTGGAGCAAGCCAAAAGACAAAAAATCTGGTTAACAAATTTAAAATTGAATATGGAGAAAAAAATCTTCTTCAAGTTTGTAAACGAAATTTTAAAATTAATTAA
- the lysS gene encoding lysine--tRNA ligase, producing MQKLTEQEIIRRNKLQIYTNMNIEPFAKVDDLKKLTYSDEIEKKFSNISKIELDESKISVNVAGRILTMRGPFILIKDYHSKIQIYFNKKVDEKLAKLFETFDIGDLIYVEGIVMKTNTDAVTIKAQNIKLLTKSLKPLPDKYHGLADIEERYRRRYVDLIINDEVKKVFWTRTKIISEIRKYFDNLEYMEVETPFLHDYLSGAAAKPFTTHHNALDQEFVLRIATEIPLKKLIVGGIDRVYEIGRIFRNEGIDTTHNPEFTSIEFYEAYSNIEGMMNRTETLIKQIAKKLNKEKVINKGVEIDLSLPFKRIDMVDAVSSITGFDFRNIALEKAIEIAKSHGIKIQRFFKLGHIINELFEELIEKTLIQPTFVYGHPIEISPLTAKARDPRFTERAELFINTKEYANMYTELSDPIDQLERFQSQLKEKENGNDEASDIDWDFVDALEYGMPPTGGCGIGIDRLTMLLTEKESIRDVLLFPTLKRKIFR from the coding sequence ATGCAAAAACTAACAGAACAAGAAATTATCAGAAGAAATAAACTTCAAATTTATACTAATATGAATATTGAACCTTTTGCAAAAGTTGATGATTTAAAAAAGCTTACATATTCAGACGAAATAGAAAAGAAATTTTCAAATATTTCAAAAATCGAATTGGATGAATCTAAAATCTCTGTCAATGTAGCCGGAAGAATTTTAACAATGCGTGGTCCTTTTATATTAATAAAAGATTATCATTCAAAAATTCAAATCTATTTTAATAAAAAAGTAGATGAAAAATTAGCTAAATTATTTGAAACCTTTGATATCGGTGATTTAATATATGTTGAAGGTATTGTGATGAAAACCAACACAGATGCCGTAACTATTAAAGCACAAAATATTAAATTACTAACCAAATCTTTAAAACCCTTACCTGACAAATACCATGGCTTAGCAGATATTGAAGAAAGATATCGTAGAAGATATGTTGATTTAATTATTAACGACGAGGTAAAAAAAGTTTTTTGAACAAGAACAAAAATAATTTCTGAAATTCGTAAGTATTTTGATAATTTAGAATATATGGAAGTAGAAACACCATTTCTACATGATTATTTGTCCGGTGCTGCTGCCAAACCTTTTACAACACATCATAATGCATTGGATCAAGAATTCGTTTTAAGAATCGCAACTGAAATACCTTTAAAAAAATTAATTGTTGGTGGAATTGATAGAGTTTATGAAATTGGACGAATTTTCAGAAACGAAGGAATCGATACAACACATAATCCTGAATTTACTTCAATTGAATTTTATGAGGCTTATTCAAATATTGAAGGAATGATGAATCGAACCGAAACATTAATTAAACAAATTGCTAAAAAATTAAATAAAGAAAAAGTAATAAATAAAGGTGTTGAAATTGATTTATCTTTACCCTTCAAAAGAATAGATATGGTAGATGCCGTATCTTCGATAACAGGATTTGATTTTAGAAATATTGCTTTAGAAAAAGCTATTGAAATAGCAAAATCACACGGAATTAAAATACAAAGATTTTTCAAACTAGGACACATTATTAACGAATTATTCGAAGAATTAATAGAAAAAACATTAATTCAACCAACATTTGTGTACGGACATCCAATTGAAATTTCACCTTTAACCGCTAAAGCAAGAGATCCTCGCTTCACTGAACGGGCTGAATTATTTATCAACACAAAAGAATATGCAAATATGTATACCGAATTATCTGATCCAATCGACCAATTAGAAAGATTTCAATCACAATTAAAAGAAAAGGAAAATGGAAACGATGAGGCAAGCGATATTGATTGAGATTTTGTTGATGCATTAGAATATGGAATGCCACCTACCGGTGGATGTGGTATTGGAATTGATCGTTTAACAATGTTGTTAACTGAAAAAGAATCAATTAGAGATGTTTTATTATTTCCTACTTTAAAGAGAAAAATATTTAGATAG
- a CDS encoding SPFH domain-containing protein codes for MQWWVTLIIVLVVLTILLVFVIITIVKSIKIVNQSEFFVVERLGKYHKIIEKGINFLIPFIDRIVGNENFKEKVFDFPEQDVITKDNAIVKVDTVVYLSITDPKLYKYGAENPIRAIENLSATTLRNLLGELELDECLTSRDTINSKLTIVLDEASDAWGIKVHRVEIKNILPPTDIQSAMEKQMRAEREKRANILTAEGEREAQILRAQGEKQAKILQAEADKESQILRAEAQKQESILRAEGERKAIELLNSSPLTSKILTLRSIEQLGNIANGKATKIIIPPNLSDVAKTMSVASEFFNEKVEKK; via the coding sequence ATGCAATGATGAGTAACTTTAATTATTGTTTTAGTTGTATTAACAATATTATTAGTTTTTGTAATTATAACAATAGTTAAATCAATTAAAATAGTAAATCAATCTGAATTTTTTGTTGTTGAAAGATTAGGAAAATACCACAAAATTATAGAAAAAGGTATTAATTTTTTAATACCATTTATTGATAGGATAGTTGGAAATGAAAATTTTAAAGAAAAAGTTTTTGATTTTCCGGAACAAGATGTTATTACTAAAGATAACGCAATAGTTAAGGTGGACACAGTGGTTTATTTATCTATTACTGATCCAAAATTATATAAATATGGAGCTGAAAATCCAATTAGAGCCATTGAAAATCTTTCAGCAACTACTCTAAGAAATCTTTTAGGAGAATTGGAATTAGATGAGTGTTTAACCTCTAGAGATACAATTAATTCAAAATTAACAATTGTTTTGGATGAGGCTTCAGATGCTTGAGGAATAAAGGTGCACCGTGTAGAAATTAAAAATATTTTACCACCAACAGACATTCAAAGTGCGATGGAAAAACAAATGCGTGCTGAGAGAGAAAAAAGAGCTAATATTTTAACTGCCGAAGGAGAAAGAGAAGCTCAAATTTTAAGGGCACAAGGGGAGAAACAAGCAAAAATTCTACAGGCAGAAGCAGACAAAGAATCACAAATTTTGCGCGCAGAGGCACAAAAACAAGAATCAATTCTTAGGGCCGAAGGAGAAAGGAAAGCAATTGAATTACTTAATAGTTCACCATTAACATCAAAAATTCTAACTCTCAGATCAATTGAACAATTAGGTAATATTGCTAATGGAAAAGCAACTAAAATTATTATTCCTCCTAATCTAAGCGATGTAGCGAAAACAATGAGCGTAGCATCTGAATTTTTTAATGAAAAAGTTGAAAAAAAATAA
- a CDS encoding NfeD family protein has product MTEILKIVFITFWVAIILLFIILEVSTNGIWFGLTSVAAIPSVLVAIFTKSKWWIILIEFAIFTILWIILYFSFFKLLKNKLKSQTENERLDGLTKSVPNELLEDCDEYGHSDNNYGKIKIDGKYYRTLSVKGQGRIAKGTMVVVETIKGNILYIRKEQ; this is encoded by the coding sequence ATGACAGAGATTTTAAAAATAGTTTTTATAACCTTTTGAGTTGCTATAATCTTGTTGTTTATAATATTAGAAGTATCTACAAATGGAATTTGATTTGGTTTAACTAGTGTTGCTGCGATACCGTCAGTTTTAGTAGCCATATTTACAAAAAGTAAATGATGAATTATCTTGATAGAATTTGCAATCTTTACAATACTTTGAATTATTTTATATTTTTCATTTTTTAAATTATTGAAAAATAAACTCAAAAGTCAAACAGAAAATGAACGTTTAGATGGACTGACAAAATCTGTACCAAATGAACTTTTAGAAGACTGTGACGAATATGGACATAGTGACAATAATTATGGAAAGATAAAAATCGATGGAAAATATTATCGCACTCTTTCGGTAAAGGGGCAAGGCAGAATTGCAAAAGGAACAATGGTTGTTGTAGAAACTATTAAAGGGAATATTTTATATATAAGAAAGGAACAATAA
- the eno gene encoding phosphopyruvate hydratase, protein MSAIKKIHAREVLDSRGNPTVQVEVFTELGGYGSAMVPSGASTGSREALELRDKGSKYENNWFGGKGVMLAVDHVNNDIAPIVEGIEVTQQRLIDQKMIVLDGTPTKSKLGANAILGVSLAVARAAADELELPLYKYLGGFNAHQLPVPMLNVINGGEHASNTLDFQEFMVMPVGAKSLREALQMANFVFHNLAKLLKKHGHGIQVGDEGGFAPNFKSHEEALDFLVEAIKLSGFNPATSGEKTVAIAMDCASSELFSNGIYTFGKLKAAIESKKPGFEHLTNVKLTYTTDEMITYLESLVKKYPIISIEDGLAESDWAGFKKLTAAIGNRVQIVGDDLTVTNTEILKRAIEEKSMNSILIKVNQIGSLSETFDAIQMAQKANMTAVVSHRSGETEDTTIADIAVAMNAGQIKTGSMSRTDRVAKYNRLLAIEEELSTTAKFKGVKSFYNIKK, encoded by the coding sequence ATGTCAGCAATTAAAAAAATTCACGCACGCGAAGTTCTTGATTCTCGTGGTAATCCAACTGTACAAGTTGAAGTATTTACTGAGTTAGGTGGATATGGATCAGCTATGGTTCCATCAGGTGCTTCAACCGGTTCAAGAGAAGCGCTTGAATTAAGAGATAAAGGTTCAAAATACGAAAATAATTGATTTGGTGGAAAAGGGGTTATGTTAGCTGTTGATCATGTTAACAACGATATTGCTCCTATTGTCGAAGGAATTGAAGTTACACAACAACGTCTTATAGATCAAAAAATGATAGTTTTGGACGGAACACCCACTAAATCTAAATTAGGAGCTAATGCTATCTTAGGTGTTTCATTAGCCGTGGCTAGAGCAGCTGCAGATGAATTAGAGTTACCACTATATAAATACTTAGGTGGTTTCAATGCGCACCAATTACCAGTTCCAATGTTAAATGTTATTAATGGAGGAGAACACGCTTCAAATACTCTAGACTTCCAAGAATTTATGGTTATGCCAGTAGGTGCAAAATCATTGCGTGAAGCTTTACAAATGGCAAACTTCGTTTTTCATAACTTAGCTAAATTACTTAAAAAACACGGACACGGTATTCAAGTAGGTGATGAGGGTGGATTTGCACCCAACTTTAAATCACATGAAGAAGCATTAGATTTTTTAGTTGAAGCTATTAAACTTTCTGGTTTTAATCCTGCTACTTCTGGTGAAAAAACCGTTGCTATTGCAATGGATTGTGCCTCATCAGAATTATTCAGCAATGGAATATATACTTTTGGAAAATTAAAGGCTGCCATAGAATCAAAAAAACCAGGTTTTGAACATTTAACAAATGTTAAATTAACTTATACAACAGACGAAATGATTACATATTTAGAATCATTAGTTAAAAAATATCCAATTATTTCTATCGAAGATGGATTAGCAGAAAGTGATTGAGCCGGGTTTAAAAAACTTACAGCTGCTATTGGTAATAGAGTACAAATCGTTGGTGATGATTTAACTGTAACAAATACCGAAATTTTAAAGCGCGCTATTGAAGAAAAATCAATGAACTCAATTTTAATTAAAGTAAACCAAATTGGTTCACTATCCGAAACTTTTGATGCAATCCAAATGGCACAAAAAGCAAATATGACAGCTGTAGTTTCACATCGTTCAGGTGAAACCGAAGATACAACAATCGCTGATATTGCAGTCGCAATGAATGCAGGACAAATCAAAACCGGTTCAATGTCTCGTACAGATCGTGTTGCAAAATACAATCGTTTGTTAGCTATTGAAGAAGAATTATCAACAACAGCTAAATTTAAAGGTGTTAAATCTTTCTACAATATCAAAAAATAA
- a CDS encoding MAG0110 family membrane protein: protein MRKININVNEYNTESIIKIQKRKIWGISLAIMAFSFIVVVIGSLFFQYALKVYLKTNIGSWTPQIIIFVGFFLFIILNLTSHYTKKINGSWLYIYYVLQLVAWTLILTSILFYFTYIYELDSITFLAIALLPLGIILISGLIGYFQLIKEFFLYFFIGILSVALLVMFFVSIFVFRITWYYSLVSVILISAITVADIMQAKKEVENVVWMDSNIQFRFAFDLGIRLFISAAMLLFYILQLFMSSGKR from the coding sequence ATGAGAAAAATAAATATAAATGTAAATGAATATAATACAGAAAGTATTATAAAAATACAAAAGAGAAAAATTTGAGGAATTTCTTTAGCAATAATGGCTTTTTCTTTTATTGTTGTTGTAATAGGATCATTATTTTTTCAGTATGCTCTCAAAGTTTATTTGAAAACAAATATTGGTAGTTGAACACCTCAAATTATAATATTCGTTGGTTTTTTCTTGTTTATAATTCTGAATTTAACTAGTCATTATACAAAAAAAATTAATGGTTCGTGATTATATATTTATTATGTTTTACAACTTGTGGCATGAACTTTAATATTAACTAGTATTTTATTTTACTTTACATATATTTACGAACTTGATTCAATTACATTTTTAGCAATAGCATTATTGCCGTTAGGTATCATTTTAATTTCTGGTTTAATTGGTTATTTTCAATTAATTAAAGAATTTTTTCTATATTTTTTTATAGGAATATTATCGGTTGCTTTATTAGTAATGTTTTTTGTATCAATCTTTGTTTTTAGAATTACTTGATATTATTCCTTAGTTTCGGTTATTCTAATTTCTGCAATAACAGTTGCTGATATAATGCAAGCAAAAAAAGAAGTTGAAAATGTTGTATGAATGGATTCAAATATTCAATTTAGATTTGCATTTGATTTAGGAATTAGACTCTTTATTAGTGCTGCAATGTTGTTGTTTTACATTTTACAACTATTCATGTCATCTGGCAAAAGATAA
- a CDS encoding ribonuclease HII, whose product MLDYEINNLPNKIIIGCDEVGRGCLFGPLVVACVMLPKNYINLQIKDSKLLNKQKREILYKKIINEAVEYHIEIRDVDTINQSNPKQESINGMQIAISKFKNIPDVVLTDYEKININYPQINLIKGDNIALSVATASILAKVTRDKIMFDLDNKYPLYGFKKHKGYATKQHLQAIQQYGLIDGLYRIKYKPIQQFLLKKN is encoded by the coding sequence ATGTTAGATTATGAGATCAATAATTTACCTAATAAAATAATTATAGGTTGTGATGAGGTAGGACGTGGTTGTTTATTCGGTCCTTTAGTTGTTGCTTGTGTAATGCTACCAAAAAATTATATTAATTTACAAATTAAAGATTCGAAGTTGTTAAATAAACAAAAACGAGAAATTTTATATAAAAAAATAATAAATGAAGCAGTTGAATATCACATTGAAATACGTGATGTAGATACAATAAATCAATCGAATCCTAAGCAAGAATCAATAAACGGCATGCAAATAGCAATATCTAAGTTTAAAAACATACCAGATGTTGTTCTCACGGACTATGAAAAAATAAACATAAATTATCCACAAATTAATTTAATTAAAGGTGATAATATTGCTTTATCAGTTGCTACCGCTTCTATATTAGCAAAGGTTACTAGAGATAAAATTATGTTTGATTTAGATAATAAATATCCACTTTATGGTTTTAAAAAACATAAAGGTTATGCCACAAAACAACATCTTCAAGCAATTCAACAATATGGTTTAATAGATGGTTTATATCGTATTAAATATAAACCAATTCAACAATTTTTACTAAAAAAGAATTAA
- the rpsP gene encoding 30S ribosomal protein S16 yields the protein MVKIRLKRMGSKFKPVYKIVAADARAPRDGKFIEALGHYNPNTKEFVLNKEAAVKWLKEGAKPTDTVANLFKANKISK from the coding sequence ATGGTCAAAATAAGACTTAAAAGAATGGGAAGTAAATTTAAACCTGTTTATAAAATAGTCGCTGCGGACGCTAGAGCACCACGTGACGGAAAATTTATTGAAGCATTAGGACACTACAATCCAAATACTAAAGAGTTTGTTTTAAACAAAGAAGCTGCTGTAAAATGATTAAAAGAAGGCGCTAAACCTACCGATACTGTCGCAAACCTATTTAAAGCAAACAAAATTTCTAAATAA
- the trmD gene encoding tRNA (guanosine(37)-N1)-methyltransferase TrmD: MKINFLTLFPEYYQPFITESIISKAISKNLIQIEIKNFRDYSLSKHHKVDDEIYGGGHGLLLQIEPIDRTLDSLNENRGGFKILVSPQGKIFTQEIAHQLSKLPEITFISGRYEGFDERIVELVDIELSIGDYVLTGGELPSMVMADSIIRLIPNVIKKESYEHDSFQGNGLLDYPQYTRPREYKKMRVPEVLLNGNHQEIEKWKREAQWAKTIKNRPDIIERITKNEK, translated from the coding sequence ATGAAAATTAATTTCTTAACACTTTTCCCTGAATACTATCAACCTTTTATAACAGAAAGCATTATTTCTAAAGCTATTTCTAAAAATCTTATTCAAATAGAAATAAAAAATTTTAGAGATTATAGTTTAAGCAAACACCATAAAGTTGATGATGAAATATACGGTGGTGGACATGGATTATTACTTCAAATTGAACCTATAGATAGAACTTTAGATTCATTAAATGAAAATCGCGGAGGTTTTAAAATTTTAGTTTCTCCGCAAGGAAAGATCTTTACACAAGAAATAGCACATCAATTATCAAAACTACCAGAGATAACATTTATTTCTGGTCGCTATGAGGGATTTGATGAACGAATCGTAGAATTAGTTGATATAGAGTTATCAATCGGTGATTATGTTTTAACTGGTGGTGAATTACCATCAATGGTAATGGCCGACTCAATTATTCGTTTGATTCCAAATGTTATAAAAAAAGAATCATATGAACATGATTCATTTCAAGGAAATGGTTTATTAGATTACCCCCAATATACAAGACCACGTGAATATAAAAAAATGAGGGTCCCTGAGGTCTTGTTAAATGGAAACCATCAAGAAATTGAAAAATGAAAACGGGAAGCTCAATGAGCAAAAACTATAAAAAATAGACCCGATATCATTGAAAGGATAACTAAAAATGAGAAATAA
- the rplS gene encoding 50S ribosomal protein L19: MRNKYLEFVEKAQLRTDLPDFRVGDNVKVFVRIREGEKERIQVFEGLVITKKESGTRETFTVRKISYNIGVERTFPVHSPLIAHIEVLRSNKVRRKRLYFMRDRKGKSARLKEIKRK, from the coding sequence ATGAGAAATAAATACTTAGAATTTGTTGAAAAAGCACAACTACGTACCGATTTACCTGATTTCCGTGTTGGAGACAACGTTAAAGTTTTCGTACGTATTCGTGAAGGTGAAAAAGAACGTATCCAAGTCTTTGAAGGTTTAGTAATAACTAAAAAAGAATCAGGTACCAGAGAAACATTTACAGTAAGAAAAATTTCTTATAACATTGGTGTTGAAAGAACATTCCCAGTACACTCACCTTTAATTGCACATATTGAAGTTTTACGTTCAAACAAAGTACGTAGAAAAAGATTATACTTTATGAGAGATCGTAAAGGTAAAAGTGCACGTCTTAAAGAAATTAAAAGAAAATAA
- a CDS encoding alpha/beta fold hydrolase encodes MKQIKYQYPYVFKDNKQPINPIIFIHGFNSNAENHNIFMQNWNLSDYYAISFPGNNLLQPKNSDAVSVESFADLLIKFIQDNNLKDVVVIGHSMGGGIISLAYNKQPSLFAKMIYVTPMNKSSLVKKDEYFDSYFPKTFEEYKKFLQALYYNTNKLFKNKEFMKREEKNFDPYLYNNKTIVNLGKSLPNLSLMNQIEKGLNKITVPVLLLLGERDTVIDRDNCIKYFKENVKNIQIEVFNKVGHMIYYENFDKYLQIITEFYKK; translated from the coding sequence ATGAAACAAATAAAATATCAATATCCATATGTGTTTAAAGACAATAAACAACCTATAAATCCAATCATCTTTATTCATGGTTTTAATTCAAATGCAGAAAATCATAATATTTTTATGCAAAATTGAAATTTAAGTGATTATTATGCTATTAGTTTTCCGGGAAACAATTTATTACAACCAAAAAATAGCGATGCTGTCAGCGTTGAATCTTTTGCTGATTTATTAATAAAATTTATTCAAGACAATAATTTAAAAGATGTTGTAGTTATCGGACATTCTATGGGTGGGGGAATTATTTCTTTAGCATACAATAAACAACCAAGTTTATTCGCTAAAATGATATATGTTACTCCAATGAATAAATCCTCATTAGTTAAAAAAGACGAATATTTCGATTCGTATTTTCCTAAAACATTTGAAGAATATAAAAAATTTTTACAAGCTTTATATTATAATACTAACAAACTCTTTAAAAACAAAGAATTTATGAAACGTGAAGAGAAAAATTTTGATCCATATTTATATAATAATAAAACTATAGTAAATCTCGGAAAAAGTTTACCTAACCTCAGTTTAATGAATCAAATAGAAAAAGGTTTAAATAAAATAACGGTTCCTGTCTTGCTTTTGTTAGGTGAAAGAGATACCGTTATTGATCGAGATAATTGTATTAAATACTTTAAAGAAAATGTAAAGAACATCCAAATAGAAGTATTTAATAAAGTCGGACATATGATTTATTATGAAAATTTTGATAAATATTTGCAAATTATTACTGAATTTTATAAAAAATAA